The proteins below are encoded in one region of Desulfobacterales bacterium:
- the ispH gene encoding 4-hydroxy-3-methylbut-2-enyl diphosphate reductase, which produces MKITIARTAGFCMGVRRAVEMALDASNKSRAPIYTYGPLIHNPQVLSILAQKGITVIDEIPESGDGIVLVRAHGIPPTQRQALSDAGFQVIDATCPRVIKVQSIIAKHAKQGYASIIIGDREHPEVKGLLGYAGGEGYTADSIEALDQLPDFDKAIIVAQTTQNTKFFEQVREWVRQSHPHYKVFNTICDSTENRQAEVHSMTASVDAVVVVGGRDSGNTRRLYDIAASTGKPAQHIETEAELDIRQLENCRHVGITAGASTPNWIIKRVYRALENQLMRKGQRFRRWAFQVQRYLLLSNIYLALGAGCLTYAAVALLKITPALSDFLIAMLYLLCMHTFNNLIDISTDRYSDPDRATFYQANRMWLSALTFAAGAGVLLLAYARGPFLFILLFFMGCLGIVYNVSLVPQGVGARRKSKIRDIPGSKTVLVGLAWGIVTTLLPALHHGSGIQLSTTAVFFWIFCLVFVQTAFFDIMDMQGSRIVGKETIPILLGEKRTMRLLKILSGAMAVFIWAASAAGLVALPGLLIGWSPLMMMIFLYIHEHGEFSPGFRQSFLMESHFILAGLLAVIGSLIFI; this is translated from the coding sequence ATGAAAATCACGATTGCCAGGACCGCTGGTTTCTGCATGGGTGTGCGGCGGGCGGTGGAAATGGCCCTGGACGCCTCAAACAAATCCCGGGCGCCCATATATACTTATGGCCCGCTGATTCATAATCCCCAGGTGCTTTCCATTCTGGCACAGAAGGGGATTACGGTCATTGACGAAATCCCCGAATCCGGCGACGGCATTGTGCTTGTTCGCGCCCACGGCATCCCGCCGACGCAGCGGCAGGCCCTCTCAGATGCCGGATTTCAGGTGATTGACGCCACCTGCCCCCGGGTGATCAAGGTTCAGTCCATTATCGCCAAGCACGCCAAGCAGGGATATGCGTCCATCATTATCGGCGACCGCGAGCATCCGGAGGTCAAAGGCCTGCTGGGCTATGCCGGCGGCGAGGGGTATACCGCGGACAGCATCGAGGCCCTGGATCAGCTGCCGGATTTTGATAAAGCGATCATCGTCGCCCAAACCACCCAGAATACCAAATTTTTCGAACAGGTCCGCGAGTGGGTCAGGCAGAGCCATCCCCATTACAAGGTTTTTAATACCATCTGCGACTCCACGGAGAACCGTCAGGCCGAAGTCCATTCGATGACGGCATCGGTGGATGCGGTGGTGGTGGTGGGCGGCCGGGACTCCGGCAACACCCGGCGGCTTTATGACATTGCCGCCTCAACCGGAAAACCCGCCCAGCATATTGAAACCGAAGCGGAACTCGATATCCGGCAGCTGGAAAACTGCCGGCATGTGGGTATTACCGCCGGGGCTTCCACGCCGAACTGGATCATCAAGCGGGTTTACCGGGCCCTTGAAAACCAGTTGATGCGAAAGGGGCAGCGCTTTCGGCGATGGGCCTTTCAGGTACAGCGTTATCTGCTGCTCTCCAATATTTATCTTGCGCTTGGCGCCGGCTGCCTGACCTATGCGGCAGTGGCCCTGCTGAAAATCACCCCCGCGCTTTCGGATTTCCTGATCGCCATGCTCTATCTATTGTGCATGCATACCTTCAACAACCTGATCGATATCTCCACGGACCGCTACAGTGATCCGGACCGGGCCACATTTTATCAGGCCAATCGGATGTGGCTGTCCGCACTGACCTTTGCCGCAGGTGCAGGCGTGCTTTTGCTGGCCTATGCCAGAGGGCCGTTTCTTTTTATTCTGCTTTTTTTTATGGGATGCCTGGGCATTGTTTACAACGTCAGCCTGGTGCCCCAGGGCGTGGGCGCCCGGCGGAAGAGCAAAATTCGGGACATACCCGGTTCAAAAACCGTGTTGGTGGGCCTGGCCTGGGGAATTGTGACCACGCTGCTGCCGGCCCTGCATCACGGAAGCGGTATTCAGCTGTCGACCACGGCCGTGTTTTTCTGGATTTTCTGCCTGGTCTTTGTGCAGACCGCTTTCTTTGACATCATGGATATGCAGGGAAGCCGGATTGTGGGTAAGGAGACCATACCGATTCTGCTGGGCGAAAAACGGACCATGCGGCTGTTAAAGATTCTGTCCGGCGCCATGGCGGTTTTTATCTGGGCCGCCAGTGCCGCGGGATTGGTCGCTTTGCCCGGGCTGCTGATCGGCTGGAGCCCGCTCATGATGATGATTTTTCTCTATATCCATGAACACGGCGAGTTTTCGCCGGGATTTCGCCAGAGTTTTTTAATGGAGAGCCATTTCATTCTGGCCGGCCTCCTGGCCGTGATCGGCTCGCTCATCTTTATCTGA
- the plsY gene encoding glycerol-3-phosphate 1-O-acyltransferase PlsY codes for MTKLAGIVGIAYLLGAVPFGLILVKTLKGMDLRRIGSGNIGATNARRAGGWPLGLATLCLDVLKGALPVYLAGAVFSTPQVLPAMGLTAIGACCGHLFPVYLKFKTGGKGVATAAGCFSVISPISLLIAFAVFMFLALLSNRVSVGSMAAAVSLPIAVMLVENAWGLAGCAGVIALLIIIRHKDNIQRLRTGTEPTIT; via the coding sequence TTGACAAAATTGGCCGGCATTGTCGGCATCGCCTATCTGCTGGGCGCCGTCCCGTTTGGCCTGATTCTGGTAAAAACGCTGAAGGGAATGGATCTGCGCCGAATCGGCAGCGGCAACATCGGCGCCACCAATGCCCGCCGGGCCGGCGGCTGGCCGCTGGGGCTGGCCACCCTGTGCCTGGATGTTTTAAAAGGCGCGCTGCCGGTATATCTGGCTGGCGCGGTATTTTCCACACCCCAAGTTCTGCCGGCGATGGGATTGACCGCCATAGGCGCCTGCTGCGGGCACCTGTTTCCGGTATATCTTAAATTTAAAACCGGCGGCAAGGGTGTGGCCACCGCGGCCGGCTGTTTTTCGGTTATTTCGCCCATATCCCTTTTAATTGCTTTCGCCGTGTTTATGTTCCTGGCCCTTCTCTCAAACCGGGTTTCCGTGGGCTCCATGGCCGCGGCGGTTTCCCTGCCCATCGCCGTGATGCTGGTTGAAAACGCATGGGGGCTTGCGGGATGCGCGGGAGTTATCGCGCTGCTCATCATTATCCGGCACAAAGACAACATCCAAAGACTCCGGACCGGCACGGAACCCACCATCACCTGA
- a CDS encoding Smr/MutS family protein — protein MEPIEIPIDGTLDLHTFRPAEVKDLLDDYIAACLEKEIYSLRIIHGKGQGVLKKRVHSILKKDNRVARFADAEATGGGWGATIVELKKP, from the coding sequence ATGGAGCCTATCGAAATCCCCATTGACGGCACGCTTGACTTGCATACGTTCCGGCCGGCGGAAGTTAAAGACCTGTTGGATGACTATATCGCCGCCTGCCTGGAAAAAGAGATCTATTCCCTTCGCATCATCCACGGCAAAGGCCAGGGGGTGTTGAAAAAGCGGGTGCACAGTATACTGAAAAAAGATAACCGGGTCGCCCGGTTTGCCGATGCGGAAGCGACGGGCGGGGGCTGGGGGGCAACGATTGTTGAGCTAAAAAAGCCTTAA
- a CDS encoding sulfite exporter TauE/SafE family protein translates to MKKWGGILFVLLCTALLFLIFNDPALATEAAEGTAAADPIAEHAWWFWPVVLFVVTFIMGIFAVLGGVGGGVLYVPIISGFFPFHLDFVRGAGLLVALTGALAAGPGLLKSSLASLRLAIPVALIASSCAIVGAMVGLALPTNLVQIFLGVVIIFICILMLTAKKSTFPDIQQSDKLSSVLRIYGVYYEDSLGKDIDWKIHRTPIGLLLFIGVGLMAGMFGLGAGWANVPVLNLVMGAPLKISVATSKFLLSITDTSAAWVYLNKGCVIPLMVVPSVVGIMLGSFVGVRLLKIAKPNMIRWMVIAILAFAGIKALLKGLGIG, encoded by the coding sequence ATGAAAAAATGGGGCGGAATCCTATTCGTACTTCTCTGCACGGCTTTGTTATTCCTAATCTTTAACGACCCGGCGCTTGCCACGGAGGCCGCGGAGGGCACTGCCGCCGCTGACCCCATAGCTGAACATGCCTGGTGGTTCTGGCCGGTGGTGCTGTTCGTTGTGACGTTTATAATGGGCATATTCGCGGTTTTGGGCGGCGTTGGCGGCGGGGTGCTGTATGTCCCCATTATCAGCGGTTTTTTCCCGTTTCATCTGGATTTTGTCAGGGGCGCGGGCCTGCTCGTGGCACTGACCGGCGCCCTGGCTGCCGGCCCCGGGCTTTTAAAATCCAGCCTGGCCAGTCTTCGCCTGGCCATTCCGGTGGCGCTCATCGCCTCTTCATGCGCGATCGTGGGGGCCATGGTCGGCCTGGCGCTGCCCACCAATCTCGTCCAGATCTTTCTCGGCGTGGTCATCATTTTTATCTGTATTTTGATGCTGACCGCCAAAAAATCCACTTTTCCTGATATCCAGCAATCTGACAAGCTGTCTTCGGTTTTAAGGATTTACGGCGTCTATTACGAAGACAGTCTGGGCAAGGACATTGACTGGAAGATTCACAGAACGCCGATTGGCCTGCTGCTTTTTATCGGTGTCGGCCTCATGGCGGGCATGTTCGGCTTAGGTGCCGGCTGGGCCAATGTGCCGGTTTTAAACCTCGTCATGGGGGCGCCGCTTAAAATCAGTGTGGCCACCAGCAAATTCCTGCTCTCAATTACCGACACCTCCGCTGCCTGGGTTTATTTGAACAAAGGCTGCGTCATCCCGCTGATGGTGGTCCCCTCGGTGGTGGGCATTATGCTGGGATCATTCGTCGGCGTTCGGTTGCTAAAAATCGCCAAGCCGAATATGATCCGCTGGATGGTCATCGCGATTCTGGCGTTTGCCGGCATCAAGGCACTTCTTAAAGGACTCGGAATCGGATAG
- a CDS encoding MFS transporter has protein sequence MERMDPKIFSTLFFSIFATLTGVGIVVPLLPVYAHDLGASGLYIALIFGGFSLTRTFFLPWFGRWSDRKGRKPFITLGLFGYFLVAAAFIMATRIETLITIRIIQGIASAMIMPVAQAYVGDITPTGKEGLSMGMFNMSVFLGLSLGPLLGGVIKDFFSLQVAFACMGGLALTAFFLTFFCLPPRAGEYIVVSGYQPRPWRQLLVDRMILSLFVFRLVYATCIGIIWGFLPVYGDIRFSLSGSAIGILVMLGVFVSGLLHIPMGWIADRMDKRRLVMLGGLIAAGGTLLLALAQGFWDLFAANMIFGVGGGISMPALMALAVIAGNRRQAMGSVMSLVTVAHSLGMLFGSLCGGIIMDTIELQFAFSVGAVIMLIGVCFFLVSTRTNSG, from the coding sequence ATGGAACGTATGGACCCGAAAATATTTTCAACCCTGTTTTTTTCGATTTTTGCCACCCTTACCGGGGTGGGCATTGTTGTACCGCTTTTGCCGGTGTATGCCCATGACCTGGGTGCGAGCGGCCTATACATCGCCCTTATCTTCGGCGGTTTTTCCCTGACCCGGACCTTTTTTCTGCCCTGGTTCGGCCGCTGGTCGGACCGAAAGGGACGGAAGCCGTTTATCACGCTCGGATTGTTCGGATATTTCCTGGTGGCCGCTGCATTTATCATGGCCACCCGCATTGAAACCCTGATTACGATCCGTATCATCCAGGGGATTGCCTCGGCCATGATTATGCCGGTCGCCCAAGCCTATGTGGGCGATATCACGCCTACCGGCAAAGAAGGGCTGTCCATGGGGATGTTTAATATGTCCGTGTTCCTGGGCTTAAGCCTGGGCCCGCTTTTGGGCGGGGTGATCAAGGATTTTTTCAGCCTCCAGGTGGCCTTTGCCTGCATGGGCGGACTGGCCTTGACGGCCTTTTTTCTGACGTTTTTCTGCTTGCCGCCGCGAGCCGGGGAGTATATCGTGGTCAGTGGCTATCAGCCCCGCCCCTGGCGCCAGCTGCTGGTTGACCGGATGATTCTGAGCCTCTTTGTTTTCCGGCTCGTTTATGCCACGTGTATCGGCATCATCTGGGGGTTTCTGCCGGTTTACGGGGATATCCGCTTTTCCCTTTCCGGCTCTGCCATTGGCATCCTGGTCATGCTGGGCGTTTTTGTAAGCGGCCTGCTCCATATTCCCATGGGCTGGATTGCCGATCGGATGGATAAACGGCGGCTGGTGATGCTCGGCGGTTTGATTGCGGCGGGCGGCACGCTGCTTTTGGCTTTGGCCCAGGGGTTCTGGGATCTTTTTGCCGCCAATATGATATTCGGCGTGGGCGGGGGGATATCAATGCCGGCGCTCATGGCGCTGGCGGTCATTGCCGGCAACCGTCGGCAGGCCATGGGCTCGGTGATGTCTCTGGTCACCGTGGCCCACAGCCTGGGCATGCTTTTCGGCTCGCTTTGCGGCGGTATTATAATGGATACGATTGAGCTGCAGTTTGCCTTTTCCGTTGGGGCGGTAATCATGCTGATCGGGGTGTGTTTTTTCCTGGTCAGCACCCGGACAAATAGTGGTTGA
- a CDS encoding SUMF1/EgtB/PvdO family nonheme iron enzyme — protein sequence MEDIIKKCLPTYEIISRIGEGVNGVVYHVRDNLKERAVKVVPIMVERSINYKTTKDLDSKISHDFHAVQAYYSKIKGDGVVEIHDFHLVDKQVSKQEAKAYLVLLMEYCPDNLLHYVLDHYPLAPDTCQKLMRDLAEILKRLSHSRVESFIVKDLKPSNLLLNNANQLLIGDLGGLQRVSSISASPNAQFTPNWSAPEILIRSESTGIASLVYSYGFVSYFIWFGALPYENTDFNERIRRVKSDGLEFPRKDMPEPIQRLIRECVNYAPKDRPADFEAILNRLNGKAAPNKERPASEDASTAKPAKKTQKLRPQSRRSKNKDTKRSDMHKAGDIWVEPVTGMEFVWIPSGAYRMGCGNWDSEGNRDEFPVHEVYIDGFWMARYPVTQMQWKKVMSSSLWKMVKANNPAWFKTGDAHPVEQVSWHDTHEFIQKLASTNKGRYHFRLPTEAEWEYAARSCGKAHKFSGGQDLDKLAWHYGNSSMTTQPVGQKQPNQLGLYDMSGNIYEWCLDVYLEDAYKRHDRKNPVIRNQSGRRVIRGGSWSNSAHEVRCAYRGNVSPDFKGNYIGCRLVMTPVSRKMVLE from the coding sequence ATGGAAGATATCATCAAAAAATGCCTGCCCACCTATGAAATTATCAGCCGCATTGGCGAAGGGGTCAATGGCGTTGTCTATCATGTCCGCGACAACCTGAAGGAACGCGCCGTCAAGGTGGTGCCGATCATGGTGGAGCGCTCCATCAACTATAAAACCACCAAGGATCTGGATTCCAAAATATCCCATGATTTTCATGCCGTGCAGGCCTATTACAGCAAAATCAAAGGCGACGGCGTAGTTGAAATTCATGATTTTCACCTGGTGGACAAGCAGGTATCCAAACAGGAGGCCAAAGCCTATCTGGTTCTTTTAATGGAGTACTGCCCGGACAACCTCCTGCATTACGTGCTCGACCATTACCCCCTGGCCCCGGACACATGCCAAAAACTGATGCGGGATCTGGCGGAAATATTAAAGCGGCTCTCGCACAGCCGCGTGGAATCATTTATTGTAAAGGATCTAAAGCCCTCCAACCTTCTGCTAAACAACGCCAACCAGCTGCTGATAGGCGATCTCGGAGGTCTGCAGCGCGTAAGCAGCATTTCAGCATCGCCCAATGCCCAGTTTACGCCCAACTGGTCCGCCCCGGAGATACTCATTCGCAGTGAAAGCACGGGCATTGCCAGCCTGGTCTATTCCTATGGGTTTGTCTCCTACTTTATCTGGTTCGGCGCACTTCCCTATGAAAATACGGATTTTAACGAACGTATCCGCCGGGTAAAATCCGATGGACTGGAATTTCCCCGAAAGGACATGCCAGAGCCCATCCAGCGCTTGATCCGGGAATGCGTCAATTACGCCCCAAAGGACCGGCCCGCGGATTTTGAGGCCATTTTAAACCGGCTGAACGGTAAAGCTGCCCCGAATAAGGAAAGGCCCGCCTCAGAGGACGCATCTACCGCCAAGCCGGCTAAAAAGACGCAAAAACTCAGGCCCCAATCGAGGCGATCCAAAAATAAGGACACCAAGCGCTCGGACATGCATAAGGCCGGGGATATCTGGGTGGAACCGGTAACCGGAATGGAATTTGTCTGGATCCCGTCCGGAGCCTACCGAATGGGCTGCGGCAACTGGGATTCAGAGGGCAACCGGGATGAATTCCCGGTGCATGAAGTTTATATCGACGGGTTCTGGATGGCCCGTTATCCGGTCACCCAGATGCAGTGGAAAAAGGTTATGTCCTCTTCCCTCTGGAAAATGGTCAAGGCGAATAATCCGGCCTGGTTCAAGACAGGGGATGCGCACCCGGTTGAGCAGGTATCCTGGCATGATACCCATGAATTCATCCAGAAACTTGCCTCGACAAACAAAGGGCGATACCATTTCCGGCTGCCCACCGAGGCGGAATGGGAGTATGCCGCCCGGAGCTGCGGCAAAGCGCATAAATTTTCCGGCGGCCAGGATCTGGACAAACTTGCCTGGCATTACGGCAACAGCAGCATGACCACCCAGCCGGTGGGCCAAAAACAGCCCAATCAGCTGGGACTATACGATATGAGCGGAAACATTTATGAATGGTGCCTGGATGTCTACCTGGAAGATGCCTATAAAAGACATGACCGAAAAAACCCGGTCATCAGAAACCAATCCGGGCGAAGGGTTATCCGGGGCGGCAGCTGGTCCAACTCCGCCCATGAGGTGCGCTGCGCCTACCGGGGCAATGTGTCACCGGATTTCAAGGGCAATTATATCGGCTGCCGCCTGGTCATGACCCCGGTCAGCCGGAAGATGGTGTTAGAATAA
- a CDS encoding PP2C family serine/threonine-protein phosphatase, whose protein sequence is MKARIYSAMRQGPRNTQEDCLLAVQDIFQSDAIEKESEAEAQSLIFAVCDGLGGHQAGDRASHFVCKQLKAKYQANDFETRDIPVIMRNIQNAASHQLPANSGTTLAGLFATHEMIHVFNTGDSRVYKLDKSAAHYISHDHSVVQELIDNYLILQQTARHHPYRNLVDFGIGPLFVDAWENHAVFVHSEAYQAPATFLLCSDGLSDQMMETEMHDILMPSPVKSGRKLLSEVSEKGLIDNTSFIIVQFL, encoded by the coding sequence ATGAAAGCCCGTATATACTCAGCCATGCGGCAGGGGCCGCGCAATACCCAGGAAGACTGCCTGCTGGCCGTCCAGGACATCTTTCAATCCGATGCGATTGAAAAAGAAAGTGAAGCGGAAGCGCAATCCCTGATATTTGCGGTTTGCGACGGGCTTGGCGGACACCAGGCCGGTGATCGGGCCAGCCATTTTGTCTGCAAACAGCTTAAAGCCAAATACCAGGCAAACGACTTTGAAACCCGGGACATCCCGGTGATAATGAGAAACATCCAGAATGCCGCCAGTCATCAACTGCCGGCCAATTCCGGCACAACCCTGGCCGGGCTGTTTGCCACCCATGAGATGATCCATGTGTTTAACACCGGGGACAGCCGGGTATACAAGCTGGATAAAAGTGCGGCCCATTATATCTCGCATGATCATTCGGTGGTGCAGGAGCTGATTGATAACTACCTGATTCTCCAGCAAACCGCCAGACACCACCCCTATCGGAACCTGGTGGATTTCGGGATCGGCCCTCTGTTTGTCGACGCGTGGGAAAATCATGCGGTGTTTGTGCACTCAGAGGCCTATCAAGCACCCGCCACCTTTCTGCTCTGCAGCGACGGATTAAGCGATCAAATGATGGAGACGGAAATGCATGACATTTTAATGCCAAGTCCTGTCAAAAGCGGCAGAAAGCTGTTGTCTGAAGTTTCTGAAAAGGGCCTGATTGATAATACCAGCTTTATTATTGTCCAGTTTTTATAA
- a CDS encoding UvrD-helicase domain-containing protein, with product MYFIADLHIHSRFSRATAKNLNFENLYIAAREKGITVVGTGDFTHPGWFEEIQERLVPAEPGLFKLREDLEAACENQVMVKDRFPVRFMLSCEISNIYKKNGVTRKTHNLIFLPDLTGAARFNSRLEQIGNIRSDGRPILGLDSRDLLEILLETSDEGFLIPAHIWTPWFSMFGSKSGFDTVGECFEDLTPHIHAVETGLSSDPPMNWRVGNIDGLTLVSNSDAHSPANLGREANLFNSELSYPAIKAAIETGDLEAFGGTIEFFPQEGKYHQDGHRKCHLNLPPKEAIALNGICPVCGHPLTLGVLHRVEALATRPEGEKPEKTHPYYSVIPLAEILSEIVGTGPKTKKVLSYYQTVLEALGPELAVLHTLPVDAVDEAGIPLLTEGIRRMRAGSVHIFPGFDGQYGEIKVFTPEERDRLIGQQALFQVPKAPSKKTTAGRTPGKKKTEKNEPAGASLNAPPAAKNLENAADTDFLAGLNPEQMKAVNHGTGPLMIVAGPGTGKTRTITCRIARLIQTETARPHQILAVTFTHKAAAEMSERLAAFLGKDAKQPLAATFHAFCHRFLKETGISGEFSIIDDYDRLQLVREAMAQVKQTDADIKGRAIAVSDQIVCAKQQILSPWDDLSATAGILDADQLARVYQAYQDLLATQQVCDYEDLIFKTVGILESDRTVREAYQQRFPYVFVDEYQDLNHGQYRIIGALTRAEGNICVIGDPDQSIYGFRGSDVKFFTHFTTDFPGAAQIRLTRNYRSAETILEASHQVIQNHSLNDQTGRVTSGISGPETIRLFNAASEKAEAVFIGKTIEQMVGGTGFDFDDFGGHEARRHGDYNAFSDFAVLFRTRAQGDIIAETLTQAGIPVQIATKENLFRRKGIQELMACLKLLEGLATYTDFEQTAGALAPDLTAEAIKAVKNWGYANHLTLNGLLTEAERIPVPELTAASQDRLNTFFTRLAACARESSGLTVSQKLQYLEEKPGFQSLCRVDAHAKEAFSRLLASAAQFGDDTAAFIESAALQTDPDSHDSRSQKVSLLTLHAAKGLEFPVVFIAGCEDGYIPLRHAGGHVSEPAEERRLFYVAMTRAKTMLFLSRAKNRRIYGKKEERRPSPFLTDIDARLLQVEESAAKPKPATQKQLNLF from the coding sequence ATGTATTTCATCGCTGATCTGCATATCCACTCCCGGTTTTCCCGGGCCACCGCCAAAAACTTAAATTTTGAAAACCTCTATATCGCCGCCAGGGAAAAGGGGATCACCGTGGTGGGCACCGGGGATTTTACGCACCCCGGATGGTTTGAAGAAATCCAGGAACGCCTTGTTCCGGCGGAACCCGGACTTTTCAAGCTCCGTGAGGATCTGGAAGCGGCATGCGAAAACCAGGTCATGGTAAAAGACCGGTTTCCTGTACGGTTCATGCTTTCCTGCGAGATCAGCAACATCTACAAAAAAAACGGGGTGACCCGTAAAACCCACAACCTGATTTTCCTGCCGGATTTGACCGGGGCCGCCCGGTTTAACAGCCGGCTCGAACAAATCGGCAATATCCGCTCAGACGGCCGGCCCATTTTGGGCCTGGACAGCCGGGATCTCCTTGAAATTCTCCTTGAAACATCAGACGAGGGCTTCCTGATCCCCGCCCATATCTGGACCCCGTGGTTTTCCATGTTCGGCTCAAAATCAGGCTTTGACACGGTCGGGGAGTGCTTTGAGGATTTAACCCCGCATATCCATGCGGTTGAAACCGGCCTTTCATCAGATCCGCCCATGAACTGGCGGGTGGGAAATATTGACGGGCTGACCCTGGTTTCCAATTCAGACGCCCATTCTCCGGCCAATCTCGGCCGGGAGGCCAACCTGTTCAACTCGGAGCTCAGCTATCCGGCAATTAAAGCGGCCATTGAAACCGGGGATTTGGAGGCTTTCGGCGGCACCATCGAATTTTTCCCCCAGGAGGGCAAATACCACCAGGACGGCCACCGCAAATGTCATCTCAACCTCCCCCCCAAAGAGGCGATCGCCTTAAACGGCATCTGCCCGGTATGCGGCCACCCGCTGACCCTGGGGGTGCTCCACCGCGTCGAGGCGCTGGCCACCCGGCCGGAGGGCGAAAAGCCGGAAAAGACGCATCCCTATTACAGCGTGATCCCGCTGGCGGAAATCCTCTCTGAAATCGTGGGCACAGGGCCGAAAACCAAAAAGGTCCTCTCCTATTATCAAACTGTGCTTGAAGCCCTGGGTCCGGAACTCGCGGTGCTGCATACCCTGCCGGTGGATGCGGTTGACGAAGCCGGGATTCCGCTTTTAACCGAAGGGATCCGGCGGATGCGGGCCGGCAGCGTGCATATCTTCCCCGGATTTGACGGCCAGTACGGGGAGATCAAAGTCTTTACCCCGGAAGAGCGCGACCGGCTCATCGGTCAGCAGGCGCTTTTTCAGGTGCCCAAGGCGCCTTCCAAAAAAACAACCGCCGGCCGGACGCCAGGCAAAAAAAAAACAGAAAAAAATGAGCCGGCAGGTGCGTCATTAAATGCCCCGCCGGCGGCGAAAAACCTCGAAAACGCTGCGGATACAGATTTTCTGGCCGGCTTGAATCCAGAACAGATGAAGGCGGTCAACCATGGCACGGGGCCGCTGATGATCGTGGCCGGCCCCGGCACGGGAAAAACCCGCACAATCACCTGCCGTATCGCCCGCTTGATTCAAACCGAAACCGCCCGGCCGCACCAGATCCTGGCGGTGACGTTTACCCACAAGGCGGCTGCGGAAATGAGCGAGCGGCTCGCCGCGTTTCTCGGAAAAGATGCGAAGCAGCCGCTGGCTGCCACCTTTCACGCCTTCTGCCATCGGTTTTTAAAAGAAACCGGGATTTCCGGTGAATTCTCCATTATTGATGATTACGACCGGCTGCAGCTGGTCCGGGAGGCCATGGCGCAGGTCAAACAGACGGACGCTGATATAAAGGGCCGGGCCATTGCCGTCAGTGACCAGATTGTCTGCGCCAAGCAGCAGATCTTAAGCCCCTGGGATGACCTGTCCGCTACTGCCGGCATTCTTGATGCCGATCAACTGGCCAGGGTCTACCAGGCCTATCAAGACCTGCTGGCCACCCAGCAGGTCTGCGACTATGAGGACCTGATTTTTAAAACCGTGGGGATTCTGGAAAGCGACAGGACTGTCCGGGAGGCTTACCAGCAGCGGTTTCCCTATGTGTTTGTGGATGAATACCAGGATTTAAACCATGGCCAGTACCGCATCATCGGGGCGCTTACCCGGGCGGAGGGAAATATCTGCGTCATCGGCGATCCGGACCAGTCCATATACGGATTCCGGGGTTCGGACGTTAAATTCTTTACCCACTTTACGACCGACTTTCCAGGGGCCGCCCAAATCCGCTTAACCCGGAACTACCGCTCGGCGGAGACAATCCTTGAGGCTTCGCATCAGGTGATCCAAAATCACAGTTTAAACGATCAGACCGGCCGGGTGACCTCCGGCATTTCCGGCCCGGAAACCATCCGGCTTTTTAATGCCGCATCTGAGAAAGCCGAGGCGGTTTTTATCGGCAAGACCATTGAGCAGATGGTGGGCGGCACCGGGTTTGATTTTGATGATTTCGGCGGCCATGAAGCCCGCCGGCATGGTGATTATAATGCCTTCTCCGATTTTGCCGTGCTTTTCAGAACCCGCGCCCAGGGCGATATCATCGCTGAGACCCTTACGCAGGCGGGCATTCCGGTCCAAATCGCCACCAAGGAAAACCTGTTTCGCCGCAAAGGAATCCAGGAACTCATGGCCTGCCTGAAGCTCCTGGAAGGCCTGGCCACCTATACGGATTTTGAGCAGACGGCCGGCGCGCTGGCACCGGATTTGACGGCAGAAGCCATCAAAGCGGTCAAAAACTGGGGATATGCCAACCACCTGACGCTAAACGGTCTGCTGACAGAAGCGGAAAGAATTCCCGTCCCGGAACTTACTGCCGCCAGCCAGGACCGGCTGAACACATTTTTTACGCGCCTTGCGGCCTGCGCCCGGGAGAGTTCGGGGCTTACCGTTTCCCAAAAACTTCAGTATTTAGAAGAGAAGCCGGGCTTTCAGTCTTTATGCCGAGTGGATGCCCATGCAAAAGAGGCGTTTTCCCGGCTCCTTGCGTCAGCCGCCCAATTCGGGGATGATACCGCCGCTTTTATTGAATCCGCCGCGCTTCAAACCGATCCGGACAGCCATGACAGCCGTAGCCAGAAGGTCTCGCTGCTTACCCTGCATGCGGCCAAAGGGCTTGAATTTCCGGTCGTTTTTATCGCCGGGTGTGAAGACGGCTACATACCGCTCCGGCATGCCGGGGGCCATGTGAGCGAGCCGGCAGAGGAGCGCCGCCTGTTCTATGTGGCCATGACCCGGGCCAAAACCATGCTTTTTTTATCCCGGGCCAAAAACCGGCGGATCTACGGGAAAAAAGAAGAAAGGCGACCCTCGCCCTTTTTAACCGATATTGACGCCCGGCTGCTGCAGGTGGAAGAAAGCGCGGCCAAACCCAAACCGGCCACGCAGAAACAGTTGAACCTATTTTAA